The Streptomyces sp. NBC_00576 genome contains the following window.
GGCTGCAGCGCGTGGGTCGCGCCGGGCACCAGGTGGGCGCGGTCTCCACGGGCGTCGTCTTCCCCAAGTACCGGGGCGACCTCGTCCAGGCGGCCGTGGTCACCGAGCGCATGCGCACCGGTTCCATCGAGTCCCTGCGGGTCCCCGCCAACCCCCTGGACGTCCTCGCCCAGCAGCTCGTCGCGATGGTCGCGCTGGACATCTGGCAGGTCGATGATCTGCTGGCCACTGTCCGCCGCGCGGCGCCCTTCGCCTCCCTCCCGGAGTCGGCGTTCACGGCGGTCCTGGACATGCTCGCGGGCCGCTATCCGTCCGACGCGTTCGCTGAGTTGCGCCCGCGCGTGGTGTGGGACCGCGTCGCCGGCACCGTGACCGGCCGCCCGGGCGCGCAGCGGCTCGCCGTCACGTCCGGGGGCACGATTCCCGACCGCGGGCTCTTCGGGGTCTTCCTCGCCGGCGCCGACCCCAAGAAGGGCGGCGGCCGGGTCGGCGAGCTGGACGAGGAGATGGTCTACGAGTCCCGCGTGGGGGACGTTTTCACGCTCGGTACGAGCTCCTGGCGTATCGAGGACATCACCCGCGACCGCGTCCTGGTGTCCCCGGCTCCCGGGGTCCCCGGCCGCCTCCCTTTCTGGAAGGGCGACCAGCTGGGCCGCCCGCTCGAACTGGGCCGCGCCGTGGGCGCGTTCCTGCGGGAGGTCGGTTCCCTGCCCGAGGAGGACGCCCGCCTTCGGCTCCTCGCCGCCGGGCTCGACACCTGGGCCGCCGGCAACGTCCTCTCCTACCTGGCCGAACAGCGCGAGGCCTGCGGCCACATCCCGGACGACCGGACCATCGTCGTGGAGCAGTTCCGCGACGAACTCGGCGACTGGCGGGTAGTCGTCCACTCCCCCTTCGGTGCCCAGGTCCACGCACCGTGGGCGCTCGCGCTGGGCGCCCGCCTCTCCGAGCGGTACGGCATGGACGCCCAGGTCATGCACGCCGACGACGGCATCGTGCTGCGCCTCCCGGACGCCGATCTGATGAGCCTGGACCTGCTCGACCAGGATCCGGTGAAGACCGGCATGGAGTACGACGCCGAGAAGGCCCCCGTAGGCGCCGCGGACGTGGCCTTCGACAAGGGCGAGGTCAACCAGATCGTCACCGACCAGGTGGGCGGCTCGGCCCTGTTCGCGGCCCGCTTCCGCGAGTGCGCCGCGCGCGCCCTGCTGCTCCCGCGCCGCAGTCCCGGCAAGCGCACCCCCCTTTGGCAGCAGCGCCAGCGGGCCTCCCAACTGCTCCAGGTGGCAAGCGAGTTCGGTTCCTTCCCGATCGTTCTCGAAGCGGTCCGCGAGTGCCTCCAGGACGTCTTCGACGTACCCGGGCTCGTGGAGTTGATGGGCGACATCGAGTCCCGCAAGGTGCGCCTGGTCGAGGTCACCACCCCCGAGCCCTCCCCCTTCGCCCGCTCCCTCCTCTTCGGGTACGTCGCACAGTTCCTGTACGAGGGCGACTCACCGCTCGCCGAGCGGCGCGCCGCCGCCCTGTCGCTGGACTCGCGGCTGCTGGCCGAGTTGCTGGGCCAGGCGGAGCTGCGCGAACTGCTCGACGCCGAAGTACTGACCGAACTGGAACGGGAACTCCAGTGGCTCACCGAGGACCGACGCGCGAAGGACGCCGAAAGCGTCGCGGACCTGCTGCGCCTGCTCGGCCCACTCACCGACGTCGAGTTGGCCGAGCGCGGCGCCGATCCGCAGTGGGCCCGAGAGCTGGCCGGCGCCCGCCGCGCGATCCGGGTCCGCATCGGCGGCGCGGACCACTGGGCGGCGATCGAGGACGCGGGCCGCCTGCGCGACGCGCTCGGCACGGCGCTGCCTGTCGGCGTCCCGGAGGCCTTCACCGAGCCGGTCAAGGACCCGCTCGGCGACCTCCTCGCCCGCCACGCCCGCACCCACGGCCCGTTCACCTCGGCCACGGCGGCAGCCCGTTTCGGCCTGGGCGTGGCCGTCACCGAGGGCGCGCTTCAGCGTCTGGCGGCGAACGGCCGCGTCGTACAAGGCGAGTTCCACCCGGCGGGCATCGGCCAGGAATGGTGCGACGCTACGGTCCTGCGCCGCCTCCGGCGCCGCTCCCTGGCCGCCCTGCGGCACGAACTGGAGCCGGCGCCGCCCGCGGCGCTCGCGCAGTTCCTGCCGCAGTGGCAGCACATCGGTAAGGGCCACGGACTGCGCGGCATCGACGGACTGGTGCGCGCGGTCGAACAGTTGCAAGGCGCCTCCGTGCCCGCCTCCGCCCTGGAGAAGCTGGTCCTGCCGTCCCGGGTGGTGAACTACGCCCCGGCGATGCTCGACGAGCTCACGGCAGCCGGGGAGATCGTCTGGGCCGGGGCGGGTGCCCTCCCCGGCAAGGACGGCTGGGTGTCCCTGTACCTGGCGGACGCGGCGCCGCTGCTCCTGCCACCACCCCACCCTCTGGAGCCGACCGCACTCCACCAGTCCGTCCTCGACGCCCTCACCGGGGGTTACGGGCTCTTCTTCCGCCAGATCGCCGACCAGGTCCGCGCCACCACGCACCCGGACGCCACGGATCCCCAACTGGCCGACACCGTCTGGGACCTGGCATGGTCGGGTCGGCTCACGAACGACACACTCACCCCGATGCGCTCCCTCCTCGGCTCCGGCCGTACGGCAGGCTCGACGGCGCACCGGGCGAAACGCGCCGTCCCGCGCGGCCGGTACGGCTCACTGACGGCCGCCGCCCGCCCCGTCTCGCGCAGCGGTCCCCCGACCGTCGCCGGCCGCTGGTCCCTGCTCCCCGAGCAGGAGCCCGACCCCACCGTCCGCGCCCACGCCCTGGCCCGCACCCTGCTCGACCGCCACGGGGTGGTGACCAGAGGAGCCGTTTCGGCGGAGGGTGTCGAGGGTGGCTTCTCAGCCGTGTACCGCATCCTCGCCGCCTTCGAGGACAGCGGTCAGGCCCGTCGCGGCTATGTGGTGGAGGGTCTCGGCGCCGCCCAGTTCGCCATGGACGGCGCTGTGGACCGCCTCCGGGCAACAGCGAACGCCCGAGATCGCGGCGACGCCCGCCCCGCCCCAGCCTTCGACACCGGCTTCCCCGCGGACCACAGCTTCGTAGATGACTTCGGCCTCGACTTCAGCACCGAATCACCCAATGTCCCCACCGCCCCGAACACCCGCGACTCCGCCCACGGCTTCGCCGGAAGCGCCTGGTCCCGCAACTCCCCCGTCTCGTCCACCTCCTCCGGAGCCACCCGTGCCGTCGTCCTCGCCGCCGCCGATCCGGCGAACGCGTACGGTGCCGCGCTCCCCTGGCCTGAATCCCCGACCGGCGCCGGCCACAAGCCGGGCCGCAAGGCCGGTTCGCTGGTGGTACTGGTGGACGGAGAGCTGACGCTCTACATGGAGCGCGGCGGCAAAACATTGCTGGCCTGGCCCTCCGAACCGGACGGCCGACCCACCGAAGACCCCCGGCTGCGCACAGCGGCGGAAGCTCTCGCGGCAGCAGCCAGTGCAGGTTCCCTCGGCACGGTCACGGTGGAGCGGGTCAACGGCGCCTCGGCCCTGACCTCGCCCTTCGGCGCCCTCCTGGAAGGAGCGGGCTTCATCGCGACCCCCCGCGGCCTGCGCCTGCGACCCTGAGCGAAGGCCTCTTCCCACCCCGACATGCCACCCTGGACCCATGCCCGAAGGTGACACGGTCTGGCAGGCCGCGAGGCGACTGCATGACGCGCTCGCCGGCAAAGTGCTGACCCGTTCCGACCTCCGTGTGCCCAAGTACGCCACGGCCGACCTCACCGGCCGCGCCGTCCTTGAGGTCACCCCACGCGGCAAGCACCTCCTCACCCGCATCGAGGGCGGCCTGACCCTCCACTCCCATCTGCGGATGGACGGTTCCTGGAAGGTGTACGAGAACGGCCAACGCTGGAGCGGTGGCCCGTCGCACCAGATCCGGGCGATCCTCGGCACCACTGACCGCACCGCCGTCGGCTACCGCCTCCCCGTACTCGAACTTCTCCGAACGCCCGACGAGCACCGGGCCGTCAGCCACCTCGGCCCCGACCTCCTGGGCCCGGACTGGGACCCCGACCAGGCTCTCGCCAACCTCTTCTCGGACCCCGCCCGTTCTCTCGGCGAAGCGCTGCTCGACCAGCGCAATCTCGCCGGCATCGGCAACGTCTACAAGAGCGAGCTGTGCTTCCTCCTGGGCGCCACCCCGTGGCTCCCCTTCGGCGACCTGCCCGCCGACCGCGCCGCGAAGCTGCCCGCGCTCGCGAAGAAACTCCTCGAAGCCAACCGGGACCGCCCGGTCCGCAGCACGACAGGACTGCGCGGCCAGGACCTGTTCGTGTACGGCCGCGCACCCCGTCCCTGTCTGCGCTGCAACACCCCGGTCCGCGTCGCCGACCAGGGCGACGGCTCCCGCGAACGCCCCACCTACTGGTGCCCGACCTGCCAAGTGGGCCCTGCCCCCGCCCCCGGCGCGGCCAGAACACGGCGGAAGTCACCCCCGTACAACTGACACCGCATTTGCGCACGCCACGCGACGGGAACCACGCCCGTGCCCCTCAGAACCGAACCACGCACGACAATTGACGATCCGTCAGAATCCCTCGTACCGTCCCAACATGCCCGTACAGGCGTACGACCTCACCGGACGCACCGCATTCGTCACCGGGGCCGCCAGCGGCATCGGACGTGCATCCGCAGTACTGCTCGCCGAAGCCGGAGCCGTCGTGCACTGCGCCGACCGGGACGCGCCGGGGCTGCACGAGACGGCGACGCTGATCAAGGGTATGGGCGGCACCGCCCGTACCCACCACCTGGACGTCACCGACCGGACCCAGGTCCGGCGGGCCGTGGCCGCGTGCGAGCGGCTGGACGTCATGGCGGCGGTCGCCGGGATCATGCACAGCAGCCCCGTACTGGAGACCCGCGACGAGGATCTCGACCGGATCCTGGGCGTGAACTTCAAGGGCGTGCTGTACGCCTGCCAGGAGGCGGCCCGCCTGATGATCTCCCACAACACCAGGGGCAGCATCATCACCATGGCCTCGGGCGCCGTCGACACGGGCAGCCCCGGCCTGCTCTGCTACGGCGTGGCGAAGGCAGCGGTCGTCCAGCTGACCAAGACTCTGGCCGCCGAGATCGGGCGCCACGGCATCCGCGTCAACGCCGTCGCGCCGGGCTGGATCCGTACGCCGATGACCGACCGCCACGACGGCGAGGCGCAGGCGCACACCGAGGCGCTGATGGCCCGGATGGCCCCACTCGGCCGGGTCGGCGAACCGGAGGAGGTCGCCCACGCGGTGCTGCACCTGGCGTCCGACGCGTCGGCGTTCACGACGGGCCAGATCCTCCGCCCGAACGGCGGCGTAGCGATGCCCTGGTAGTACCGGCACCGACACCCCCGCCGCCCAGCCTCCGCACCGCCCCTGTGACCCCCGCGCGAGCCTTCGGCACACAGTGCACCGGCAACAGGCTCAGCCCCCACCCCCCGGCCGCGACCGCCCCCTCCAGCACCCCCGCACGGGGCACCAGCGCGAGCCGCAGAACAGCCCACCACCAAACGGCCCCAAGCCCCAGCAGCGCCCCCCTGCGCACTATCCGCACCGCCATGGCTCACCTCCAGCCCCACGCTAGAACGCCACGCTCACCCGCAAACAGGGCGCATCACGGGCACAGAGGCGCACCGCCTTCTCAGAGACGGCCGCCCGGGACACCCGCACGCGCCGCCTCCTCCCCCACCATGACCGCCTCACGACCCACCGGCAAACGGACCCGGGAAGCGACCCACAAGAGGGCGCCCAACGCGAAAGCCCCGGCCGCGCTCCTCCGGGTCTCCCCGGAGAAGCCCCGGCCGGGGCTCTCAC
Protein-coding sequences here:
- a CDS encoding ATP-dependent helicase produces the protein MVSSAHRALDGFSPATRGWFTGAFSAPTAAQAGAWRAIGEGSDVLVVAPTGSGKTLAAFLAALDQLTSTPPPADPHKRCRVLYVSPLKALAVDVERNLRSPLTGIRQESVRLGLPEPEVKVGIRSGDTPPAERRALATRPPDILITTPESLFLMLTSATRDALTGVETVILDEVHAVAGTKRGAHLALSLERLDGLLPRPARRIGLSATVRPVDEIARYLSPHRKVEIVQPTSDKVFDLSVVVPVEDLGELGGSPVADANEGAERPSIWPHVEERIADLVQAHRSTIVFANSRRLAERLCNRLNEIAYERSTGEPLAEHHAPAELMGGSGAAQGAPPVIARAHHGSVSKEQRALVEEDLKAGRLPAVVATSSLELGIDMGAVDLVIQVESPPSVASGLQRVGRAGHQVGAVSTGVVFPKYRGDLVQAAVVTERMRTGSIESLRVPANPLDVLAQQLVAMVALDIWQVDDLLATVRRAAPFASLPESAFTAVLDMLAGRYPSDAFAELRPRVVWDRVAGTVTGRPGAQRLAVTSGGTIPDRGLFGVFLAGADPKKGGGRVGELDEEMVYESRVGDVFTLGTSSWRIEDITRDRVLVSPAPGVPGRLPFWKGDQLGRPLELGRAVGAFLREVGSLPEEDARLRLLAAGLDTWAAGNVLSYLAEQREACGHIPDDRTIVVEQFRDELGDWRVVVHSPFGAQVHAPWALALGARLSERYGMDAQVMHADDGIVLRLPDADLMSLDLLDQDPVKTGMEYDAEKAPVGAADVAFDKGEVNQIVTDQVGGSALFAARFRECAARALLLPRRSPGKRTPLWQQRQRASQLLQVASEFGSFPIVLEAVRECLQDVFDVPGLVELMGDIESRKVRLVEVTTPEPSPFARSLLFGYVAQFLYEGDSPLAERRAAALSLDSRLLAELLGQAELRELLDAEVLTELERELQWLTEDRRAKDAESVADLLRLLGPLTDVELAERGADPQWARELAGARRAIRVRIGGADHWAAIEDAGRLRDALGTALPVGVPEAFTEPVKDPLGDLLARHARTHGPFTSATAAARFGLGVAVTEGALQRLAANGRVVQGEFHPAGIGQEWCDATVLRRLRRRSLAALRHELEPAPPAALAQFLPQWQHIGKGHGLRGIDGLVRAVEQLQGASVPASALEKLVLPSRVVNYAPAMLDELTAAGEIVWAGAGALPGKDGWVSLYLADAAPLLLPPPHPLEPTALHQSVLDALTGGYGLFFRQIADQVRATTHPDATDPQLADTVWDLAWSGRLTNDTLTPMRSLLGSGRTAGSTAHRAKRAVPRGRYGSLTAAARPVSRSGPPTVAGRWSLLPEQEPDPTVRAHALARTLLDRHGVVTRGAVSAEGVEGGFSAVYRILAAFEDSGQARRGYVVEGLGAAQFAMDGAVDRLRATANARDRGDARPAPAFDTGFPADHSFVDDFGLDFSTESPNVPTAPNTRDSAHGFAGSAWSRNSPVSSTSSGATRAVVLAAADPANAYGAALPWPESPTGAGHKPGRKAGSLVVLVDGELTLYMERGGKTLLAWPSEPDGRPTEDPRLRTAAEALAAAASAGSLGTVTVERVNGASALTSPFGALLEGAGFIATPRGLRLRP
- a CDS encoding Fpg/Nei family DNA glycosylase, whose product is MPEGDTVWQAARRLHDALAGKVLTRSDLRVPKYATADLTGRAVLEVTPRGKHLLTRIEGGLTLHSHLRMDGSWKVYENGQRWSGGPSHQIRAILGTTDRTAVGYRLPVLELLRTPDEHRAVSHLGPDLLGPDWDPDQALANLFSDPARSLGEALLDQRNLAGIGNVYKSELCFLLGATPWLPFGDLPADRAAKLPALAKKLLEANRDRPVRSTTGLRGQDLFVYGRAPRPCLRCNTPVRVADQGDGSRERPTYWCPTCQVGPAPAPGAARTRRKSPPYN
- a CDS encoding SDR family NAD(P)-dependent oxidoreductase, which encodes MPVQAYDLTGRTAFVTGAASGIGRASAVLLAEAGAVVHCADRDAPGLHETATLIKGMGGTARTHHLDVTDRTQVRRAVAACERLDVMAAVAGIMHSSPVLETRDEDLDRILGVNFKGVLYACQEAARLMISHNTRGSIITMASGAVDTGSPGLLCYGVAKAAVVQLTKTLAAEIGRHGIRVNAVAPGWIRTPMTDRHDGEAQAHTEALMARMAPLGRVGEPEEVAHAVLHLASDASAFTTGQILRPNGGVAMPW